One stretch of Arachis duranensis cultivar V14167 chromosome 1, aradu.V14167.gnm2.J7QH, whole genome shotgun sequence DNA includes these proteins:
- the LOC127745758 gene encoding ubiquitin domain-containing protein DSK2b has product MGGDSAAERSTDSKVSEPVSINIRCSNGSKFSVQICLDSTVGSFKEVIAGSCDIPAGQQRLIYKGRILKDDQTLQSYGLEADHTIHLVRGFTPSNTGGGTNTSGTNTATTNARSTGAAEGGGLGGLGFGASLFPGLGLNGMGGNNLFGEGFPDLEQMQQPFISNPNLMREIMNTPAMQNLINNPEIVRNLIMSNPQMQELMDRNPELAHILNDPSTLRQTLEATRNPEIMREMMRNTDRAMSNIEASPEGFNMLRRMYENVQEPFLNATTMAGNTGGNNTPLSGTQARDQSTNPSTTSSEATAGSPLPNTNPLPNPWSSTGTGGAQNNNRRSTPAGGDARPQAPTGLGGLGLPDLQGMLGGNAMPDPALMAQLMQNPAISNMMQSMLSNPQTLNQMLGANADQRGMPDLNSLREVMQNPEFLRLFSSPETLQQLMSFQQALLSQLGQQQPRESGQTGGGTGPLNNLAGLELLSSMFGGLGTGSLAVPNRSNEPPEQLYATQLSQLQEMGFFDTQENIRALIATSGNVHAAVERLLGNPGQ; this is encoded by the exons ATGGGAGGTGACAGTGCCGCAGAGAGGTCTACGGATTCAAAGGTCTCTGAACCCGTCAGCATCAACATTCGGTGTTCCAATGGTTCCAAGTTCTCGGTTcagatttgcctcgattccacCGTCGGATCCTTCAAGGAAGTCATTGCTGGCAGCTGCGATATCCCAGCCGGTCAGCAGCGCCTGATTTACAAGGGTCGGATCCTGAAGGATGATCAGACCCTACAAAGCTATG GCTTGGAGGCAGATCACACCATCCATTTGGTTCGTGGCTTCACACCTTCCAATACAGGTGGGGGCACAAATACCAGTGGCACCAATACCGCCACGACTAATGCCAGAAGTACTGGTGCTGCTGAGGGTGGGGGCTTAGGAGGCCTTGGTTTTGGAGCTTCATTGTTCCCTGGATTAGGTTTGAATGGGATGGGTGGCAATAACCTATTTGGAGAGGGATTTCCGGATCTTGAGCAGATGCAGCAACCATTTATTTCAAATCCCAATTTAATGAGAGAAATTATGAACACACCTGCTATGCAGAACCTAATAAATAATCCTGAGATTGTGCGGAATCTTATAATGAGCAACCCGCAGATGCAGGAGCTCATGGATCGGAATCCTGAGTTAGCTCACATACTTAATGATCCAAGCACCCTCCGCCAGACACTTGAAGCTACAAGGAACCCTGAGATTATGCGTGAAATGATGAGAAATACCGACAGAGCAATGAGCAACATTGAAGCATCTCCTGAGGGATTTAACATGTTGAGGCGCATGTATGAAAATGTTCAAGAACCATTTTTAAATGCTACTACGATGGCTGGAAACACAGGAGGCAACAATACACCACTTTCTGGGACTCAAGCCAGGGACCAATCAACAAATCCCTCAACTACTAGCTCCGAAGCAACTGCTGGTTCTCCATTACCCAATACTAACCCACTCCCCAATCCTTGGTCCTCTACGGGAA CTGGTGGTGCCCAAAATAACAATAGAAGGTCAACCCCTGCTGGTGGGGATGCTAGGCCGCAGGCACCTACTGGCTTAGGAGGGCTTGGACTGCCGGATCTTCAAGGCATGCTGGGCGGCAATGCTATGCCAGATCCTGCTTTAATGGCCCAGTTAATGCAAAATCCAGCTATCTCAAACATGATGCAAAGTATGCTTTCCAACCCACAAACTTTGAATCAG atgCTTGGAGCTAATGCTGATCAGCGTGGCATGCCTGATTTGAATTCTCTTAGAGAAGTGATGCAAAATCCAGAGTTCCTTCGCTTATTTTCTTCACCTGAGACACTGCAG CAACTGATGTCTTTTCAGCAAGCTCTTCTGTCTCAGCTTGGTCAACAACAGCCAcg GGAATCAGGTCAAACTGGCGGAGGCACTG GTCCTTTGAACAACTTGGCAGGTTTGGAGTTGTTATCAAGCATGTTTGGTGGACTTGGAACTGGCAGCCTAGCTGTTCCAAATAGATCAAATG AGCCGCCCGAGCAGTTGTATGCAACCCAGCTTTCTCAGCTTCAAGAAATGGGATTCTTCGACACGCAAGAGAACATAAGGGCCCTTATTGCCACATCCGGTAATGTTCATGCAGCAGTTGAACGACTTCTAGGAAACCCTGGTCAGTAG